A window of Candidatus Poribacteria bacterium contains these coding sequences:
- a CDS encoding (2Fe-2S)-binding protein, with amino-acid sequence MARRSHVQTTLNGETAEFLCEPRQSLLEVLRDELHLTGAKEGCNNGNCGACSVILDGRLVNSCLVLGVETEGKSVETIEGVADPDKLHPIQDAFLENAALQCGICTPGFIMSAKALLDENPNPTEHEVRYWLAGNLCRCTGYDKIVRAVLDAAAAE; translated from the coding sequence ATGGCGAGAAGATCGCACGTTCAGACAACTCTTAATGGCGAAACAGCGGAATTCCTCTGTGAACCTCGGCAAAGCCTGCTGGAGGTACTCAGGGATGAACTCCACCTTACAGGTGCAAAAGAGGGCTGCAACAACGGGAATTGTGGGGCATGCAGTGTCATCCTCGACGGTCGGCTGGTTAATTCATGCCTTGTCCTCGGTGTAGAAACTGAAGGTAAATCGGTCGAAACCATCGAAGGCGTTGCTGACCCCGACAAGCTGCATCCGATCCAAGATGCTTTCCTCGAAAACGCCGCGCTCCAATGCGGTATTTGCACACCCGGTTTCATCATGAGTGCGAAAGCACTGCTTGATGAGAACCCAAACCCGACGGAACACGAAGTTCGATACTGGTTGGCTGGAAATTTGTGCCGCTGTACCGGTTATGATAAAATTGTCCGTGCTGTACTTGATGCAGCCGCAGCCGAGTGA
- a CDS encoding xanthine dehydrogenase family protein subunit M yields MRDFSYIAATTIPEAVALLDEKGESARILAGGTDLIVQVREARRDVDWMIDIKSIPEVNVLDYNADTGLTLGAAVECYKIYADDAICDAYPGLIDATKIIGGTAIQGRAGVGGNLCNASPAADAIPPLIVLNATCVIAGPNGERDLPVDQFCTAPGQTALKKGEMLVSLKIPAPASNSSSYYLRFIPRNEMDIAVVGAGAAVTLDAAKETIVSARIALAAVAPTPLFAEEASTLLAGQEVSDEAIDAAAEAAQAIARPISDMRGTAEQRTHLVGVLTRRALNGAIQRVREAT; encoded by the coding sequence ATGCGAGATTTTTCGTATATTGCCGCGACAACGATACCGGAAGCCGTTGCTCTGCTCGACGAAAAAGGAGAAAGCGCACGTATTTTAGCCGGTGGTACCGACCTCATCGTTCAGGTGCGAGAAGCACGCCGAGACGTTGATTGGATGATTGACATCAAATCGATCCCCGAGGTTAACGTTTTGGATTACAATGCCGATACTGGCTTGACGCTCGGTGCGGCAGTTGAGTGCTATAAGATCTATGCCGATGATGCGATCTGTGATGCTTATCCAGGTTTGATTGATGCAACGAAAATTATTGGTGGCACCGCGATTCAGGGACGCGCCGGGGTTGGTGGAAACCTGTGTAATGCTTCACCCGCTGCAGATGCGATACCGCCCCTGATTGTGTTAAATGCTACCTGCGTTATTGCTGGACCAAATGGCGAACGCGACCTGCCTGTGGACCAGTTCTGTACAGCCCCAGGGCAGACCGCGCTGAAGAAAGGTGAGATGCTTGTCTCCCTGAAGATACCTGCACCCGCAAGCAATTCGAGCTCCTACTATCTCCGGTTTATCCCGCGCAATGAGATGGATATCGCCGTCGTTGGTGCTGGTGCCGCTGTGACGCTTGACGCTGCGAAAGAGACGATTGTCTCTGCCCGTATCGCACTCGCTGCCGTCGCCCCGACACCGCTTTTTGCGGAGGAAGCAAGCACGCTACTTGCGGGTCAAGAGGTCTCTGATGAAGCAATCGACGCAGCTGCAGAAGCTGCACAAGCGATCGCACGTCCGATTAGCGATATGCGTGGCACCGCTGAACAACGCACACATCTCGTCGGGGTGCTGACGCGACGCGCCCTCAACGGTGCTATCCAGAGAGTCCGAGAAGCAACATAA
- a CDS encoding ATP-binding protein: protein MVDRKFWRNRIENAWKRRSVVWLSGVRRVGKTCLCQTLSDIEYFDCELPRVRRLMEDPQEFLDSVGDGRIVLDEIHRLPNPSELLKIAADHYPQIQVVATGSSTLGASAKFRDTLVGRKTELWLTPLITADLNDFDRMDMNHRLLHGGLPPFFLETVLPEPDFQEWIDAYWAKDIQELFRLERRYPFQKFTELLMAQSGGVFEASSFARPCEVSRGTISNYLSILEATFVVHVIRPFSSRRATEIVAAPKVYGFDTGFVCYYRGWSQLRQEDLGVLWEHFVLNEIMAQTQSREIHYWRNKRGQAVDFLLTHARNIPIAIECKWTASGFSPRALLAFRRQYPEGENFVVAHDVDRAFTSNYNGIQVKFVNLETLVAEICALER, encoded by the coding sequence ATGGTAGATAGAAAATTTTGGCGCAATCGCATCGAAAATGCTTGGAAACGCCGTTCAGTCGTATGGCTGTCCGGGGTTCGGCGTGTTGGAAAAACGTGCTTGTGCCAGACCCTCTCTGATATTGAATACTTCGATTGTGAATTGCCACGCGTCAGACGATTGATGGAAGATCCACAAGAATTTTTGGACAGTGTAGGCGATGGACGGATTGTGCTTGATGAGATTCATCGGTTACCGAACCCATCAGAACTGTTGAAGATTGCTGCGGATCACTATCCACAGATTCAGGTTGTCGCGACCGGTTCATCAACGCTTGGTGCGAGTGCTAAATTTCGGGATACGCTCGTTGGGCGCAAAACTGAATTGTGGTTGACACCACTCATAACGGCGGATCTCAACGATTTCGACCGAATGGACATGAACCACCGTCTGTTGCACGGTGGGTTACCGCCATTTTTCCTTGAGACGGTACTTCCCGAACCGGATTTCCAAGAGTGGATTGATGCTTACTGGGCAAAAGACATCCAAGAACTTTTTCGACTTGAACGTCGTTACCCCTTTCAGAAATTCACTGAACTCCTTATGGCACAGAGTGGCGGCGTTTTTGAAGCGTCCAGTTTTGCCCGTCCATGTGAGGTCAGTCGGGGCACCATATCGAACTATCTTTCCATTTTGGAGGCGACCTTCGTTGTGCATGTCATTCGTCCGTTCAGTTCTCGTCGCGCAACAGAGATTGTCGCGGCACCGAAAGTCTACGGATTCGACACCGGATTTGTCTGTTATTATCGCGGCTGGTCACAACTACGACAAGAAGACCTCGGCGTGTTGTGGGAACACTTTGTTCTCAACGAAATTATGGCACAGACGCAATCTCGCGAGATTCACTACTGGCGTAACAAGAGGGGGCAGGCAGTTGATTTTTTACTCACACATGCCCGCAACATCCCGATTGCTATTGAGTGCAAGTGGACAGCCTCCGGCTTTTCGCCGCGCGCGCTACTCGCGTTCCGCAGACAATATCCAGAGGGCGAGAATTTCGTCGTAGCACACGATGTAGATCGCGCTTTCACAAGCAATTACAACGGTATCCAAGTTAAGTTTGTGAATCTGGAGACGTTGGTTGCTGAAATCTGCGCGCTTGAACGATAA
- a CDS encoding amidohydrolase family protein, translated as MSINFVEALSTDNLTVIKAAPKIDVHSHAFLSTRLENLERWVGHSLKHPPSKMKGLEGMMAYINEVLSHHIITPESFKFVASSGVRDAIEDGVVMLEMSFDIRMAEYYSDALVGVRVFLEALAEQYGEQIDLRPELGFPRTHANDPKLMALAHEAVELGVFQSIDLYSYQEACAPEAVKPLYSKARKAGIKLKAHVGEFGGAEEVRRTVEVLDLDEVQHGIGAAESVEVMRWLSENQIQLNVCPTSNVMLDAVTDLTSHPIRILFDNGVSVTINTDDLMIFGQSVSEEYRNLYRADVFSAEELDSIRRASLEALELKTVSACRKICK; from the coding sequence ATGTCCATTAATTTTGTTGAGGCACTGTCCACAGACAACCTAACAGTTATAAAGGCAGCCCCCAAAATTGACGTTCACTCCCACGCATTCTTAAGCACACGACTGGAGAATCTGGAACGCTGGGTGGGTCATTCCCTGAAACACCCGCCTTCTAAGATGAAAGGACTTGAGGGGATGATGGCATACATAAACGAGGTCTTATCCCATCACATAATAACCCCCGAAAGTTTTAAGTTTGTCGCATCGTCAGGGGTACGCGATGCAATAGAAGATGGCGTTGTTATGCTCGAGATGAGTTTTGACATTCGGATGGCTGAATACTACTCAGATGCGTTAGTCGGGGTGCGGGTGTTTCTTGAGGCGTTAGCTGAACAATATGGGGAACAGATTGATCTGCGTCCAGAACTCGGTTTTCCGCGGACACATGCCAACGATCCAAAGTTGATGGCGTTGGCACACGAAGCCGTGGAATTGGGTGTATTTCAATCAATCGATCTGTATAGCTATCAAGAAGCGTGTGCTCCTGAAGCCGTGAAGCCTTTGTACAGCAAGGCACGCAAAGCGGGGATAAAGCTTAAAGCACATGTTGGAGAATTTGGGGGCGCAGAAGAGGTCCGACGGACGGTTGAAGTCCTTGACTTAGACGAGGTTCAACACGGCATCGGTGCTGCAGAATCAGTTGAAGTTATGCGTTGGCTTTCGGAGAATCAGATCCAATTGAACGTGTGTCCAACAAGCAACGTGATGTTAGATGCTGTAACGGATCTCACTTCACACCCGATCCGCATTTTATTCGATAACGGTGTATCCGTGACAATTAACACGGATGATCTGATGATATTCGGTCAGAGCGTCTCCGAGGAATATCGGAATCTCTACCGAGCGGATGTCTTCAGTGCTGAAGAATTGGACAGTATTCGGCGCGCGTCCCTTGAAGCACTTGAATTAAAAACAGTGTCCGCATGCCGAAAAATTTGTAAATAG